A genomic stretch from Betaproteobacteria bacterium includes:
- a CDS encoding phosphoketolase: RHGFLSSYEAFVHVIDSMFNQHAKWLEVCNHLSWREEIASLNLLVTSTVWRQDHNGFTHQDPGFLDVVVNKSARVCRIYLPPDANCLLSVADHCLRSENYVNVIVADKQSHLQYLDMEQAIIHCTKGIGIWRQASNDEGEEPDVVMCSAGDIPTLEALAATALLRAEFPDLKIRFVNVVDLFKLQPDTEHPHGLSDRDFDSLFTVDRPVIFNFHGYPWLIHRLAYRRTNHHNLHVRGYKERGNINTPLELAINNQIDRFSLAIDVIDRVPRLRVAGAHAKEKFRNMQIECRNYAHEHGIDRADMADWTWPY; the protein is encoded by the coding sequence CGCCACGGTTTCCTGTCGTCCTATGAAGCCTTCGTGCACGTGATCGACTCCATGTTCAACCAGCACGCGAAATGGCTCGAGGTCTGCAACCATCTCTCGTGGCGTGAAGAGATCGCATCGCTCAATCTGCTCGTCACCTCCACCGTCTGGCGCCAGGATCACAACGGCTTCACCCATCAGGATCCGGGCTTTCTCGACGTGGTCGTGAACAAGAGCGCGCGCGTGTGCCGCATCTACCTGCCGCCGGATGCGAACTGCCTGCTGTCGGTGGCCGATCACTGCCTGCGCTCCGAGAACTACGTGAACGTCATCGTGGCGGACAAGCAGTCGCACCTGCAGTACCTGGATATGGAGCAGGCGATCATCCACTGCACCAAGGGCATCGGCATCTGGCGCCAGGCGAGCAACGACGAGGGCGAGGAGCCGGACGTGGTGATGTGCTCGGCCGGCGACATACCGACGCTCGAGGCGCTGGCGGCGACCGCCCTGCTGCGCGCCGAGTTTCCCGACCTCAAGATCCGCTTCGTCAACGTTGTCGATCTCTTCAAGCTGCAGCCCGATACCGAGCATCCGCATGGCCTGTCGGACCGCGACTTCGACAGCCTTTTCACTGTCGACCGCCCCGTCATCTTCAACTTCCACGGCTATCCGTGGCTGATCCACCGCCTCGCCTATCGGCGCACGAATCACCACAACCTGCACGTGCGCGGCTACAAGGAGCGCGGCAACATCAACACGCCGCTCGAACTCGCGATCAACAACCAGATCGACCGCTTCAGCCTCGCCATCGATGTGATCGACCGCGTGCCGCGGCTGCGTGTGGCCGGTGCGCACGCCAAGGAGAAGTTCCGCAACATGCAGATCGAATGCCGCAACTACGCGCACGAGCACGGCATCGATCGCGCCGACATGGCGGACTGGACCTGGCCGTACTGA
- a CDS encoding HAD family hydrolase, translating to MTSHPIVFLVDVDNTLLDNDGLQQDIKQHLEQRFGPACRDRYWTIQEERFARLGYRDYLGALQQYRGEHPNEVEFLSMASFLVDYPFRDRLFPGAFEVLERFQSWGRTVILSDGDVVFQPRKVERSGLSDAVDGHVLIYIHKEQSLDDVSRRYPAAHYVLVDDKLRILTAVKQIWGERVTTIFPRQGQFAREQVVARYPAADLSVDHIGELLDLDLPAYIAGRPLTAC from the coding sequence ATGACCTCGCACCCGATCGTGTTTCTGGTCGACGTCGACAACACCCTGCTCGACAACGACGGCCTGCAGCAGGACATCAAACAGCACCTCGAGCAGCGGTTCGGACCGGCCTGCCGCGACCGCTACTGGACCATCCAGGAGGAACGCTTCGCCCGGCTCGGCTATCGTGACTACCTTGGTGCGCTGCAGCAGTACCGTGGCGAGCACCCGAACGAGGTCGAGTTCCTGTCGATGGCGTCGTTCCTCGTCGATTACCCGTTTCGCGATCGGTTGTTTCCCGGTGCGTTTGAGGTGCTCGAACGCTTCCAGAGTTGGGGAAGGACGGTTATCCTTTCGGACGGCGACGTGGTGTTCCAGCCGCGCAAGGTCGAGCGATCCGGCCTGTCGGACGCAGTCGATGGCCACGTGCTCATCTACATTCACAAGGAGCAGTCGCTCGATGACGTGTCGCGCCGTTATCCTGCCGCTCACTACGTGCTGGTGGACGACAAGCTGCGCATCCTCACCGCGGTCAAGCAGATCTGGGGTGAGCGGGTGACGACGATCTTCCCGCGCCAGGGGCAGTTCGCACGCGAGCAGGTGGTGGCACGCTATCCCGCCGCGGACCTGAGCGTCGATCACATCGGCGAGTTGCTCGATCTCGATCTGCCCGCCTACATTGCGGGCCGTCCGCTGACGGCCTGTTAA